The Mycosarcoma maydis chromosome 6, whole genome shotgun sequence genomic sequence TGGCCGTTCCGGTGGCGATGAGCCAGAACTACAAAAATAGATCCGTCAAAGATGCCCAGAATGTCGTCTTTGCGCATGTAGCCTgttcgagcaagcgagagGTCGTTAAGGTAATTTCCGTCAGTTTAGTTCACAAAGTAGGGCGCCTCTTTCCTCGCAAATGGTCGGACTCACCATCGGCCGGCCAGAGGAGCATGTACGTGCTGCCCCACTCAAACATAAAGGCAAAGCATCCGAACAGATCCATCAAATCGCGTCGCTCGCGGATCATGGCCATCGCATCCGAGAACGACAGCGCATCCTTGCCGTGACGCGTTGAATAGTCGTCCAGGATGGTCTCAAACTGGCTCTGTCGGAAATGACCGCGTCGATCGTACGACTCCGAGTCTGAGCCATGCTTGCATCGGTGGATGTTGGCGACATAGATTCGCATAAATGGATCCGGAAGCCAGTCAAGCAGCTTGTTATCTTTGCGCGGCAGCGTCGGATACGAAAAGGGGCCATGGATGATGGCTACAGCCATTGCGGAAAGCaagaagccaaagccaagcgagAGGAACGCAAAGAATGTATCGGTAGGCCAGATGACACCATCGCAATCGCCATCGAAAAACGCCACGTGCTGTTGTTACGAAGGATGGATTGAACAAGTCAGTACCTGAATCTGGTGTGGGCCCACATGGCACCCGACAGATTCGTGTAGCCTCTGCCAATTCTGACCCACAACTCACTTTTTGCATGGTCGTGAGACCCTTGGTTCGGTCAAGGTAGTCCTTGCGATCACCATTGGGATCCTTCCACGTGTTTTGAGGAGTGTATGGCACTTTTGTACCTGCCTCtccgaagacgagcttggtgtTGTCAAAGTACGGGTCGATGTCGACCTTACGAGGGATCTCGCCTTTTCCGCCTCCGTTGACGAACATTTTCAGGAGGTGAAAAGTGGTCAATGCTAGCACCCAGAGCTATCGAAGCGGTAGCAGAGTAAACGAAAGGTTACCGAAAGTTTCAGCAGAGAGACAGATGATGGCTGAGGGACAAGATTGTGGCAGGTGGACGGGTAGCGTAAGAGGCAgcgagcatctcgatcggctCAGGAGACGACAAGAATCGATTCACAATCGACACAGAGCTGAAGGCGAAAGCTAGATGCGATAAGAAGCTCAAGAGTTGTGTCAGAAGCGAAACCCAACCGGGGTGGGACTGCGAAGTGTAGGTTGGCTGAGCGCTGCGAGATGGTTTTGCTGACAAAAGCACCGCCTCTCAAGCACATGCCAAGCGTAGAGAGGCAATCCGAGCTGCGACTGTCATTCTGTAGCGGCGTCGAAAGCTACTCTATCGAGCTTTGAAGTTTTCCGCTTCGGAGCCATTTGAGGTGAGTCAGTCATGAGTGGCTAGCGACgtgccaatcacgaacacCACAACGTATCGGTTGTGCCGAGACAGAGAACAAAGGTGCagtaaatcacgaatacacATGACAACATCAGAatgcaagcgtgaatcagcagcaatcacgaattactcacgactgaatcacaaatcgtgattaCTTGACACGTTCATGGTGAGAGGATTTCGACATCATCGAAACATGCGTGAAGGGGCGGGCAGAGGTCATGCACGATGGCTGATCCTCCAcgttgattcgtgattctcacactcgtgactctgtgacttggaAACACAGCTGTGGCGCCCCCTAGCAGAATGTTGCGCTGATTCGCCATCGGGTTTCTGCAAGCTCTGTCATCGACCTAGCAGATACTTTGCCTTGCGATTTGGCCGATTGCGGAAGGAACCCTATCCCAAGCCTCTTTCGATGCATTGTCGGACGAGAGGAGGGGAGGTGATAAGCACGTAGCTTTGCCGCATTGCGGACAAGTCCCCTTGCGGACAAGTCCCCTTGCGGACAAGTAGCGACCACGCTACtgtacattcacgattgctgtGGTGCTCAATTCGATTCACACAGGAGAGAGGAGAGACATCCACACAATACAAGCCACCAAGGACGGCAACCAAGCATCAAGATCGCAAAGTGCCTTGTATCTGAATTGACTGATGATTTCAGATCTAGTCCGCGTTCGTGACTGGGCCCGTGTGAGAGCGGTGTGTCACTTGGAGGCCTTTTCGTACTCGCTGTaaagcttctcgagctgctcttggTCAATCTTGTCGATCTTTGGCTTGTCCAGTTCTACTTGGTCGGTGAGTTGAACAGAATCACCAAGCAGGGCTTTGCAGACATCGAGCAGAAGTTCCTTGACGCCGTAATTAGCATTGGACGAGATCTCGCGGTAAGGGAGCTCCTTCTTGCGTGGGAATTCGATCGCTTCTGGCTTGATATCTCGGCCCTTGATGTCGTCTGCCTTTGTACCGACGACTAGGATGGGTAGGGGCTCGCTGCCCTTGCGTCCGTTGGCCTTGATAACAGCGTCGTACCAGTCCTCCATGGCTGTGTAGCTGTCCTCTTTGGTCAGATCGAAGAACACGATGGCAGCATCAGCTGTTCGGAAGAAGCCGTCGTCCGGTAGACCGCCCTTTGCGTGCAAGTTGGTGTCAAACAGTCGGAGCGTCACCGACCCGGCCGAGGTCTGAAGCGTCACGGGATACTGGGttgtcttgagcgccttgatctCCTTTGAATCCGCTTTGGCCGACTTGACGCGCGTGGCAAACGTAGTCTTGCCCGTGCCAAACTGGCCTGCCAATACGACTTTGAACTCTTTAGCGCTTGCCATTTTCGATGGATGATATGTATTCTGGACGAGGGTGAGAGATGAGGTGCGAGCAAGTTGGTGGAAACGGATGCTTGCAAGACTGGAATTGAACTTTCCAGCggcgattcacgaatcaggcccctccactcgtgactcttgaccgacgagctgagATTTGCGGTTAACTAGTGCACACGTCGTTATTTTTTGCGAAGGTTGGGTTTCGTTGCACCGTGCCAACTACAAGCTAAACCATTCCAAGTTAGCAAAAGGAACTCTAGACTAAGAATCAGACTTGGGTTGTATTCGTCAACTGTGTTGCGTGAGAATTgattgccgagcttggctttggcagcgagcATCCACAATTCCCGATCCGTGATTTCTGAAAATGGAATCGTCGCTGACTGTCCCCCGAGTGTGCGGCACCCTCCACTCCCACTCTGATCGGGCATACAttctattcgtgattgttttgCGATTTACGATAAGTTATACGATTATGATGGATGATAGaatttcgtgatttgctGACAGCGTGATGCCTTTGTTCAAAGTCAAAGGGTCTGCGTGGCTTGAAAGGGGTCCACAAGAAAGACCCGAGTTTGAGCCTCGTagcacgcagcagcacggaCCGTGGAGGGACTGTATCACCTCATCAAGCTTCCTGCACTCGCCCACATAGCAAAGGCAGGAGCACAGGAGGTGTGGTCTAGATACTGCATCATACGAAACGAGGCAGTCCGCCTCTTGACACCGTCGAGGCATCCGACTCGAGAGCTATCCAAGTTGATCGTAAGCGACCCGGGAAACATGCACCATACCCTACTTTAAGCCTTAGTGTACCCCCACTCACTACCTTCGATCGCATCTCCACAGCCGACAGAAAGCCCTCCTTGTCTGGGCGTATCATCTCGACATGTTGCTGAACAGCTTGCTCGTAACGCTGGTCCGACATGGAGAGTCGCAAGACAACCACCAAGGAATATGGGCAGGCTTCAGAGATACACCTCTCACCACCAACGGCATCAACCAAGCGAGAGCATTAGGCCAATCGTTTGCCAATGTGCCGCTCACAGCCATCTACTGCAGCGACTTGAAGCGCGCTGCCATGACGGCCGACGAGATCCTCAAATCCAATCGCTCCATCCCACCGCCTCCGTTGGTGCAGTCCAAATCGCTCCGAGAGATCAACTTCGGACAAGCAGAGGGTCAAAGCTATGCGCACACCGAGTGGATGCAAGGCTCAATCGGGCACGATGCGCGCAACTTTCGCTTCCCTGAAGGCGAATCGCTCGAAGAGGTCAATGCCAGAATCGCAAAAGCAGTGCGTCAATTCATCCTTCCGCGCATCGAGGCGCTGCGCAGGAAGCCTCCGACGCACAGCGCCGCTGTCGGCGACGTCATCCACATTTGCATTGTCGCCCATGGTATCGCTATCGCCGAGCTTTTGCGCGTCTTTATGGCGCTCCACGATGGCTCTGCTTCCGAAGCGTGGCCAGATCCAAAGTCTTCATACCAGCGAGTACGTCTCGACAACACCGGTTGGTCTCGTCTTGAACTAGCGGTGCCTTTTCAaagcgatgacgagcagctcgctgTACCAGCACCTACCTTCACCGCCGAATCACATCCCAACCCAactgcatcgacaagccAACCAGGCCCGCCGTCTTCCTCGCGCCCTGGCGCGCAATCAGAATACAATGACTTTGGCGAGATACAGGcggatcttgtcgagcgccCTGTCGACGCAACATCCAAGATGGCCAGCAAGCCGGCTCTTACACCTTCCGAGTCTGCCGCCCGCCCTGTGTATGTGCGTATCTTGTGCCAGAATCAGACGGACCATTTACGCGGCTTCAACGCTCAGCAAGGTTCCGTCAGCTCGAGTGCTAAGACCGTAGCTCATCTggctggtggtggcggaACACCTAAGCCATCAACCGGGTCAGGCTCTGCATCAGCAGC encodes the following:
- a CDS encoding uncharacterized protein (related to GSP1 - GTP-binding protein of the ras superfamily), producing the protein MASAKEFKVVLAGQFGTGKTTFATRVKSAKADSKEIKALKTTQYPVTLQTSAGSVTLRLFDTNLHAKGGLPDDGFFRTADAAIVFFDLTKEDSYTAMEDWYDAVIKANGRKGSEPLPILVVGTKADDIKGRDIKPEAIEFPRKKELPYREISSNANYGVKELLLDVCKALLGDSVQLTDQVELDKPKIDKIDQEQLEKLYSEYEKASK